In Bacteroidales bacterium, a genomic segment contains:
- a CDS encoding DUF3795 domain-containing protein yields MIKIIAPCGMNCGLCIGHLRDKKPCGGCYRIDDPNKPKVCRSCKIANCELLAETESGYCFDCKIYPCTRLKNLDLRYKSKYGMSMIENLDDIKKSGIETFLKAEDLKWKCKVCGATICVHRVFCLNCKTIIDKKTY; encoded by the coding sequence ATGATTAAAATTATTGCTCCCTGCGGAATGAATTGCGGGCTCTGCATTGGTCATTTAAGAGATAAAAAACCTTGTGGTGGCTGTTACAGGATTGATGACCCGAACAAGCCAAAGGTATGCCGGAGCTGTAAAATTGCAAATTGTGAACTGCTTGCAGAAACTGAATCCGGATATTGTTTTGATTGTAAAATATATCCCTGCACAAGGTTAAAAAATCTTGATTTACGATATAAATCCAAATATGGAATGAGCATGATCGAAAATCTTGACGACATTAAAAAGTCCGGGATTGAGACATTCTTGAAAGCCGAGGACTTAAAATGGAAATGCAAGGTTTGCGGAGCGACGATATGTGTACACAGAGTTTTTTGTCTCAACTGCAAAACTATAATTGATAAAAAGACATACTAA